A genomic segment from Gracilimonas sediminicola encodes:
- a CDS encoding enoyl-CoA hydratase/isomerase family protein: MSEQNGAVNLTINNNIGTIEFYHPKGNSLPGAILRKLAQTITEAGENDDIRVLVIQSRGDGAFCAGASFDELIAIDDYDTGKEFFMGFALVLNAMRTCPKLIIVRVHGKTVGGGVGIAAAGDYTFAEEKADIKLSELALGIGPFVVGPAVERKVGKSAFSALSIDATNWYDAEWALENGLFNKIFGSTYDLDQAIRALASELAKSSPEAMKNLKAVLWKGTEDWDLLLEQRAEISGRLVLSDFTKNFIKKFKNK; the protein is encoded by the coding sequence ATGTCTGAACAGAACGGAGCAGTTAATCTCACTATCAACAACAACATTGGGACTATCGAGTTCTACCACCCTAAAGGGAATTCTTTACCCGGAGCCATTCTCAGAAAATTGGCGCAGACTATTACTGAAGCAGGCGAGAATGATGACATCAGGGTTCTTGTAATCCAGAGTCGCGGGGACGGTGCTTTTTGCGCCGGTGCTTCTTTTGACGAGCTCATTGCCATCGATGACTACGATACTGGGAAAGAATTCTTCATGGGATTTGCCCTGGTTTTAAATGCCATGCGTACCTGCCCGAAGCTCATCATCGTGAGAGTTCATGGTAAAACTGTAGGCGGTGGAGTTGGCATTGCTGCAGCCGGAGATTATACCTTTGCCGAAGAAAAAGCAGATATCAAACTGAGCGAACTGGCACTCGGCATCGGTCCGTTTGTAGTTGGCCCGGCCGTTGAGCGAAAAGTGGGCAAGAGTGCTTTTTCAGCCCTTTCCATTGACGCCACTAACTGGTACGATGCGGAATGGGCGCTGGAGAATGGCTTATTCAACAAAATTTTCGGCTCTACTTACGATCTGGACCAGGCTATAAGGGCATTAGCTTCCGAATTAGCGAAAAGCAGCCCCGAGGCTATGAAAAATCTGAAAGCCGTTCTCTGGAAAGGAACCGAAGACTGGGATTTACTGCTCGAACAACGGGCTGAAATCAGCGGTCGATTGGTGCTGTCTGATTTCACCAAAAATTTCATCAAGAAGTTCAAGAACAAGTAG
- the paaZ gene encoding phenylacetic acid degradation bifunctional protein PaaZ, producing MIKVQSYIKGEWLNEGTETDLISAVTNEPVAQMVEAEIDYKSALEYARKVGGPKLREMSIHERAFKIKFLGQYLMERKEKYYEISTHTGATRKDSWIDIEGGLITAFGISSKSRRELSDLPWHVEGDTERLSRKGTFMGQHICVPRHGVAVHINAFNFPVWGMLEKLAPAIIAGMPVIVKPAPTGSYLAWEVFKDMIEADILPEGSVQFIAADKPGDLLNHLISQDMVAFTGSAVTGKKLKAHPNIIANNVPFNLEADSLNCSILGNDVTPDMEEFNLFIREVSNEMTVKTGQKCTAIRRTIVPENLVDDVIEALKARLEKTTIGHPAEKETRMGPLASNLQAERFEEQLQQLSEITETAYASNGKQNGAFTNPRVLVCHKPMQVDDIHRLEAFGPMTTVMPYKNTQEAIDLANKANGSLVGSLFTADDEIAQTVALGCAPYHGRFMVINRNSAEESTGHGSPIASLVHGGPGHAGGGEELGGARAVLHNMQRVALQGSPTTLRNIVNQHIKGAETEESDKHPFQKYFEELKIGEALTTEKRTVTDKDVEEFAELSGDHFYAHTDPEAASRSLFGKIVAHGYFVLSATAGLFVDPDEGPVMLNYGLENLRFVAPVAPGDTIQAKLILKRKNVRQQKKDDPFPFGVVYWDVEVTNQEDAVVAEYTILTLMKRKNKLPIDEQ from the coding sequence ATGATTAAAGTACAAAGCTACATAAAGGGTGAATGGCTCAATGAAGGTACAGAAACTGACCTGATTAGTGCCGTAACTAACGAGCCGGTTGCCCAAATGGTTGAAGCCGAGATTGATTACAAGTCAGCCCTGGAGTATGCACGTAAAGTGGGAGGACCGAAACTCCGCGAGATGAGTATCCACGAGCGAGCCTTTAAGATCAAATTTCTTGGTCAATATCTGATGGAGCGAAAGGAGAAGTATTACGAAATCTCTACCCATACAGGCGCAACCCGTAAGGACTCCTGGATTGATATTGAAGGGGGGCTGATTACCGCTTTTGGCATTTCCAGTAAATCACGCCGGGAACTTTCGGACCTGCCCTGGCATGTGGAAGGTGACACTGAACGACTTTCGCGCAAAGGCACCTTCATGGGGCAGCATATTTGTGTCCCTCGTCACGGAGTAGCCGTTCACATCAATGCCTTTAATTTTCCGGTTTGGGGAATGCTGGAGAAGCTTGCTCCCGCTATCATTGCCGGGATGCCCGTTATTGTAAAGCCAGCTCCCACTGGTTCTTATCTTGCCTGGGAAGTTTTCAAAGATATGATAGAGGCGGATATTCTTCCCGAAGGATCTGTTCAATTTATTGCTGCAGATAAACCCGGCGATTTACTGAATCACCTGATTAGTCAGGATATGGTGGCTTTTACCGGGTCAGCCGTCACAGGTAAAAAACTGAAAGCACATCCCAATATCATCGCAAACAACGTCCCTTTTAACCTGGAGGCCGATTCACTCAATTGCTCTATTCTTGGCAATGATGTAACGCCTGACATGGAAGAGTTTAACCTTTTCATAAGGGAAGTATCGAATGAAATGACGGTTAAAACCGGGCAAAAATGTACGGCCATCCGTCGGACTATTGTTCCTGAGAATTTGGTTGATGATGTCATCGAAGCACTGAAAGCCCGGCTGGAGAAAACAACGATAGGCCACCCTGCTGAGAAGGAAACACGGATGGGCCCTTTGGCCAGCAACCTTCAGGCTGAACGTTTTGAAGAACAGCTACAGCAGCTATCAGAGATTACAGAAACGGCGTATGCTTCAAACGGTAAACAAAATGGTGCTTTTACAAACCCAAGAGTACTTGTTTGTCACAAACCCATGCAGGTTGATGACATCCACCGGCTGGAGGCTTTCGGCCCAATGACAACCGTCATGCCTTACAAGAACACGCAGGAGGCCATCGACCTTGCCAATAAGGCAAATGGCTCACTCGTGGGTTCTCTTTTTACCGCTGATGATGAAATTGCTCAAACCGTTGCCCTGGGATGCGCTCCTTACCACGGGCGTTTTATGGTGATCAACCGGAACTCCGCCGAGGAATCTACCGGACATGGATCACCCATAGCATCCCTTGTACATGGTGGACCCGGACATGCCGGTGGCGGTGAAGAGCTGGGTGGTGCACGTGCTGTGCTTCATAACATGCAGCGGGTTGCCTTACAGGGATCGCCTACTACTCTTCGAAATATTGTTAATCAACACATCAAGGGAGCAGAAACCGAGGAATCGGATAAGCATCCCTTCCAGAAGTACTTTGAAGAGCTTAAGATCGGCGAGGCTTTAACCACTGAGAAGCGAACTGTTACTGATAAAGACGTTGAGGAATTTGCAGAATTAAGCGGAGATCATTTTTATGCACATACCGATCCTGAAGCTGCTTCCCGGTCTCTTTTTGGCAAGATTGTAGCCCATGGTTATTTCGTGCTTTCAGCTACAGCAGGTTTGTTTGTTGATCCCGATGAAGGCCCTGTTATGCTGAATTATGGTCTGGAAAATCTACGGTTCGTGGCTCCTGTCGCCCCCGGCGATACCATTCAGGCTAAATTGATTTTAAAGCGAAAGAATGTCCGCCAGCAAAAGAAAGATGATCCATTTCCTTTCGGAGTGGTTTATTGGGATGTGGAAGTAACGAATCAGGAGGATGCCGTTGTTGCGGAATACACTATTTTGACTCTTATGAAGAGGAAAAACAAATTACCCATAGACGAACAGTAA
- a CDS encoding transferase hexapeptide repeat family protein, with amino-acid sequence MIYEFNGYKPVVHKSAFVHPQAAVTGNVIIGKNVYIGPGAAIRGDWGKIVIKDGCNVQENCTIHMFPGVTVTLEESAHVGHGAIIHGAHLGKNCLIGMNAVIMDNVKIGKESIVGALAFVPEGMEIPDRKVVVGNPAKIVKDVTDEMAAWKSKGTELYQQLPGELHETLKECKPLREVPEDREDQQMGYETWGKKKSEFRTQQSE; translated from the coding sequence ATGATTTACGAGTTTAACGGATATAAGCCAGTCGTTCACAAGTCGGCTTTTGTACACCCTCAGGCGGCTGTTACCGGCAATGTGATTATCGGGAAAAATGTGTATATCGGCCCGGGAGCGGCTATTCGTGGCGACTGGGGAAAAATCGTTATCAAAGATGGTTGCAATGTTCAGGAGAACTGTACCATACATATGTTTCCGGGTGTTACTGTTACCTTAGAAGAAAGTGCGCATGTAGGACACGGAGCTATCATTCATGGAGCGCATCTCGGGAAGAACTGCCTGATTGGAATGAATGCCGTCATCATGGATAACGTGAAAATTGGAAAAGAATCCATAGTAGGGGCATTAGCTTTTGTGCCGGAAGGAATGGAAATTCCGGACCGGAAAGTTGTGGTGGGGAATCCTGCAAAAATCGTCAAAGATGTGACGGATGAAATGGCGGCCTGGAAATCAAAAGGAACTGAACTATATCAGCAACTGCCGGGCGAACTTCATGAGACTCTGAAAGAATGTAAACCGTTGCGGGAAGTTCCTGAAGATCGGGAAGACCAACAAATGGGATATGAGACGTGGGGGAAAAAGAAATCAGAATTCAGAACTCAGCAGTCAGAATAG
- the pcaF gene encoding 3-oxoadipyl-CoA thiolase, with amino-acid sequence MSEAYIVDGIRTPIGKLKGSLSPIRADDLAAIPIKELINRNPGLDLEAIEDVILGCANQAGEDNRNVARMASLLAGIPVSVPGETVNRLCASGMSATVKAYHAIKAGEGDVFITGGVEHMTRGPIVLGKGSSPYSGTTEMHDSTFGWRFINPKMEEMYGTDGMGMTAENVVEMHNISREDQDKFAAWSQQKAGAARDSGRLAKEIVPVEIPRRKQDPYFFEHDEFMRPDTTAEILAKLRPAFKKDGTVTAGNASGLNDGAGALLVASDKAVKDFGFKPKARIVAHAVSGIEPRIMGLGPVEAAQKVLRRAGMKLDDMDVIELNEAFAGQSLGVTRMLEMDDNDPRLNPNGGAIALGHPLGMTGQRLLQTATVELHEKDSHKYALCMLCVGVGQGMAVILEKV; translated from the coding sequence ATGTCAGAAGCATATATCGTTGACGGAATACGAACTCCCATTGGAAAATTAAAAGGATCACTTTCTCCCATCCGGGCTGATGATTTGGCAGCAATTCCCATCAAAGAACTTATAAACAGAAACCCGGGGTTAGATCTTGAAGCGATTGAGGATGTGATTTTGGGATGTGCAAACCAAGCTGGTGAAGATAACCGAAATGTTGCTCGCATGGCTTCACTCTTGGCTGGCATTCCGGTCTCAGTTCCCGGAGAAACGGTAAATCGGTTGTGTGCTTCCGGGATGAGTGCCACCGTAAAGGCTTACCATGCCATAAAAGCAGGCGAAGGAGACGTATTTATTACCGGAGGAGTTGAACACATGACCCGCGGGCCTATTGTTTTAGGAAAGGGTTCCTCTCCCTATTCCGGCACTACTGAAATGCACGATTCCACTTTCGGCTGGCGATTCATCAACCCTAAAATGGAAGAAATGTACGGCACTGATGGAATGGGGATGACCGCTGAAAATGTGGTGGAAATGCATAATATCAGCCGGGAAGATCAGGATAAATTTGCAGCCTGGAGTCAACAAAAAGCCGGAGCTGCGCGCGATTCTGGTCGATTGGCTAAAGAAATTGTACCTGTAGAAATTCCCCGCAGAAAGCAAGATCCATATTTCTTTGAACATGATGAATTTATGCGCCCGGATACAACAGCTGAAATACTGGCTAAACTTCGCCCGGCCTTTAAGAAAGACGGCACTGTTACGGCCGGAAATGCATCAGGCCTGAATGATGGTGCCGGAGCCTTGTTGGTCGCTTCAGACAAAGCCGTGAAGGATTTTGGTTTCAAGCCCAAAGCCCGGATTGTTGCCCATGCTGTGTCAGGCATCGAGCCCCGAATTATGGGATTAGGCCCGGTGGAAGCAGCTCAAAAAGTATTGAGACGAGCGGGAATGAAGCTGGACGACATGGATGTAATTGAATTGAATGAAGCCTTTGCAGGCCAATCTTTGGGTGTAACCCGAATGCTGGAAATGGATGATAACGATCCCCGGCTCAACCCAAACGGAGGAGCTATTGCTTTAGGACACCCACTGGGGATGACCGGTCAGCGATTATTGCAAACAGCCACTGTCGAACTTCACGAAAAAGATTCACACAAATATGCTTTATGCATGCTATGTGTAGGTGTGGGGCAAGGAATGGCAGTCATTCTGGAGAAAGTGTAA
- the paaI gene encoding hydroxyphenylacetyl-CoA thioesterase PaaI: MSKEINPVINHMLSNDPFSQWMGIEVLESDPGYCKLSMEIREEMTNGFGVCHGGITFSFADSALAFASNSRGSISLALENNINFTKKISVGDVLTAETKELQNGRTIGVYKVKVTNQDNDLVAEFRGTVYRTGKQHDLGN; encoded by the coding sequence ATGAGTAAAGAAATCAATCCTGTTATAAACCATATGCTCTCAAACGACCCGTTCTCACAATGGATGGGTATCGAGGTATTGGAATCGGATCCCGGTTATTGCAAACTCTCGATGGAAATCAGAGAAGAAATGACCAATGGATTTGGTGTTTGTCATGGCGGGATTACTTTTTCTTTCGCGGACAGCGCCCTGGCTTTTGCCTCTAATTCACGTGGGTCTATTTCACTGGCTTTGGAGAATAATATCAACTTCACCAAAAAAATATCTGTTGGGGATGTTTTAACGGCTGAAACCAAAGAACTTCAAAATGGACGAACAATAGGCGTTTATAAAGTAAAGGTAACCAATCAGGATAATGATCTGGTTGCTGAGTTCAGAGGTACGGTTTACAGGACAGGAAAGCAGCATGATTTGGGTAATTAA
- a CDS encoding 3-hydroxyacyl-CoA dehydrogenase NAD-binding domain-containing protein — MINNDAKIGVVGAGTMGTGIAQVAATQGHHVFLYDAYPEQLEKSKAGLESILARQVEKERMTQDEVDGILNRIEFVDNITGFGECGFVIEAIVEDLDVKKDTFSRLEAIVPRDCVLASNTSSLSIAAISSALKKPERFLGVHFFNPAPLMKLVEVIPGIATGDDVFKSTKEFIRSWDKITVSGKDTPGFIVNRVARPFYGEALRIYEEGIADAATIDWAMKEIGGFRMGPFELMDLIGHDVNYEVTCSVFEAFYYDPRFKPSFAQKRMVEAGWLGRKSGRGFYDYREGADNPAPTKDKELGEKIFNRILTMLINEACDAVFMNIASIEDVDLAMQNGVNYPKGLLKWADEIGLKNVLDRMTALQVEYREDRYRPNPLLKKMVAQEKNFYEE; from the coding sequence ATGATTAACAACGATGCGAAAATCGGCGTAGTTGGAGCCGGAACAATGGGAACCGGAATTGCACAGGTTGCCGCTACTCAAGGTCACCACGTTTTCTTATACGATGCATATCCCGAACAACTTGAAAAATCCAAAGCGGGACTGGAAAGTATTCTTGCCCGGCAGGTCGAAAAAGAGCGAATGACCCAGGATGAAGTGGATGGCATCTTAAACCGCATTGAGTTTGTGGATAATATCACCGGTTTCGGGGAATGCGGTTTTGTGATTGAAGCTATTGTTGAAGACCTGGATGTAAAAAAAGATACTTTTTCCCGGCTGGAGGCGATTGTCCCCCGTGATTGCGTTTTGGCCTCCAATACTTCTTCCCTCTCCATTGCCGCTATTTCATCAGCCCTTAAAAAGCCCGAGCGTTTTTTAGGCGTCCATTTTTTCAACCCCGCTCCTCTTATGAAACTGGTTGAAGTTATTCCCGGCATTGCCACCGGAGATGATGTCTTCAAATCAACCAAAGAATTTATTCGAAGCTGGGACAAAATCACCGTTTCAGGTAAGGACACTCCCGGCTTTATTGTAAACCGGGTTGCCCGGCCTTTTTACGGGGAAGCGCTGCGTATTTATGAAGAAGGCATCGCTGACGCCGCTACTATCGATTGGGCCATGAAGGAAATCGGCGGCTTCCGAATGGGGCCTTTTGAGCTCATGGACCTGATCGGGCATGATGTAAATTATGAAGTTACCTGCTCGGTATTTGAGGCTTTCTATTATGACCCAAGATTCAAACCCTCCTTTGCTCAAAAACGAATGGTGGAAGCCGGCTGGCTGGGTAGAAAATCGGGACGTGGCTTTTATGACTACCGGGAAGGAGCAGATAACCCGGCTCCGACAAAGGATAAAGAGCTTGGTGAGAAAATCTTCAACCGGATACTGACGATGCTTATCAACGAAGCGTGTGATGCTGTATTTATGAACATCGCATCTATTGAAGACGTTGACCTGGCTATGCAAAATGGAGTCAACTATCCCAAAGGTCTCCTGAAATGGGCCGATGAAATCGGGCTCAAAAATGTGCTTGACCGAATGACAGCCCTGCAGGTTGAATACCGGGAAGACCGATATCGCCCAAACCCATTGTTGAAGAAAATGGTGGCCCAGGAAAAGAATTTTTATGAAGAATAG
- a CDS encoding FitA-like ribbon-helix-helix domain-containing protein, with product MRCKLREIFKLESNREKRYHNDIKQIRGIIMPDVLVRNIDEKTLNNWKKRAERNNRSLQAELKEMIDSFGKTDPEEVKKEIRATLERYRAERRQFSDSVEHIREIRDR from the coding sequence ATGCGTTGTAAATTGAGGGAAATTTTCAAACTTGAAAGTAACAGGGAAAAAAGATATCATAATGATATCAAACAAATAAGAGGTATAATTATGCCGGATGTTTTAGTAAGAAATATTGATGAAAAGACATTGAACAACTGGAAGAAGAGGGCTGAAAGAAACAATCGTTCTTTACAAGCTGAATTGAAAGAGATGATTGATTCTTTTGGGAAAACCGACCCTGAGGAAGTGAAAAAAGAAATAAGGGCTACTTTAGAAAGATATAGAGCAGAAAGAAGGCAATTTTCTGACAGCGTTGAACATATACGGGAGATTCGTGACCGGTGA
- a CDS encoding type II toxin-antitoxin system VapC family toxin: protein MTGDLKVIDASLALKWAVNEEHSEEALSLLDELDVFICPEVFYLEIDAVLTKRVRIRELEAQEAKEIKNNFRALPCKLISHSQIDEIAFDLSTSFNISYFDALYLSTALKFNTVVQTADVRFFNALQNTEYKNHIEKLQGV from the coding sequence GTGACCGGTGATCTAAAAGTTATTGATGCATCTTTAGCGCTAAAGTGGGCTGTTAACGAGGAGCATTCAGAGGAAGCATTATCACTCTTGGATGAGTTGGACGTATTCATTTGCCCAGAGGTTTTCTATTTGGAAATTGATGCAGTGTTGACAAAAAGAGTAAGAATTAGAGAATTAGAAGCACAGGAGGCAAAAGAAATAAAAAATAACTTTCGGGCATTGCCTTGTAAATTGATTTCCCATTCCCAAATTGATGAGATAGCTTTTGATCTTTCCACCTCATTTAACATCAGCTATTTTGATGCTTTGTACCTTTCAACAGCCTTGAAGTTTAATACGGTTGTTCAAACCGCTGACGTCAGGTTTTTTAATGCGCTTCAAAATACGGAATACAAAAATCACATTGAGAAGCTTCAGGGAGTTTAA
- a CDS encoding DUF4260 domain-containing protein, translating into MNIELSKHLKLLLNLEELALFIGSVILFGFVTSYSWWTFALLFFLPDISFAAYLINTNIGSWIYNFFHHKGLMIVLVLAGYFAEIGWLIAIGIVFLSHAAFDRIFGYGLKFPDDFKHTHLGRIGG; encoded by the coding sequence ATGAATATTGAACTTAGTAAACACCTAAAACTCCTTCTCAATCTTGAAGAACTCGCACTCTTCATCGGTTCCGTAATTCTCTTTGGATTCGTTACATCATACAGTTGGTGGACCTTCGCCCTGCTCTTCTTCCTTCCTGACATCTCATTTGCTGCCTACCTAATTAACACGAATATCGGTTCATGGATCTACAATTTCTTCCATCATAAGGGATTAATGATCGTGCTTGTCCTAGCTGGATATTTTGCAGAAATAGGATGGCTTATTGCAATAGGAATTGTGTTCTTGAGTCATGCAGCCTTTGATCGTATTTTTGGCTATGGACTCAAATTCCCAGATGATTTCAAGCACACACATTTGGGTAGGATTGGAGGTTAA
- a CDS encoding enoyl-CoA hydratase-related protein, with translation MIQTTLSNGIFTITLNRPDKLNSFIFEMANQLKEALHRAESDDEVRCVLLTGEGRAFCAGQDLAEATEVSNDPDRDLSEIVHHTYIPIIKGIRKLEKPVVCAVNGTAAGAGANIALACDIVIASEEASFIQSFSQIGLIPDSGGTYILPRLIGLARATALTFLGEKVSAAEAVEMGLIWKAYPAEKYMDEAKAIASKLAKMPTKGFGLTKRGFNAGFSNSLEEQMKLEAKLQAEAGKTHDYNEGVKAFIEKRKPEFKGQ, from the coding sequence GTGATTCAGACAACTTTAAGTAATGGCATTTTCACCATCACCCTGAACCGCCCCGACAAGCTCAACAGCTTTATCTTCGAAATGGCCAATCAGCTCAAAGAAGCCCTCCATCGCGCCGAATCAGATGATGAAGTACGCTGCGTGTTACTTACCGGTGAGGGACGTGCCTTTTGTGCCGGACAGGATTTAGCAGAGGCAACGGAAGTCTCAAACGACCCCGATCGTGATTTAAGTGAAATTGTGCATCACACCTATATTCCCATAATTAAAGGGATTCGAAAATTGGAGAAACCGGTCGTTTGTGCTGTAAACGGAACAGCTGCCGGAGCCGGAGCCAACATCGCCCTTGCCTGCGATATTGTTATAGCCAGTGAGGAAGCATCTTTCATTCAGTCCTTCTCACAAATTGGGTTGATCCCGGACAGTGGCGGTACCTATATCTTACCCAGACTCATAGGACTTGCCCGTGCTACTGCCCTCACTTTCTTGGGTGAAAAAGTCTCTGCAGCAGAAGCCGTCGAAATGGGTCTGATCTGGAAAGCCTATCCCGCCGAGAAATACATGGATGAAGCAAAAGCTATAGCATCAAAACTGGCCAAAATGCCCACCAAAGGATTTGGGCTTACCAAACGCGGATTCAATGCCGGATTTTCAAACAGCCTTGAAGAACAAATGAAACTGGAAGCCAAACTTCAGGCTGAAGCCGGTAAAACCCATGATTACAATGAGGGAGTAAAAGCTTTTATTGAGAAAAGGAAACCGGAGTTTAAGGGTCAATAG
- the paaD gene encoding 1,2-phenylacetyl-CoA epoxidase subunit PaaD, producing MSTIQLHTEEQIWEYLKEVTDPEIPVLNIVEMGIARKVEVEDGHVLVKITPTYSGCPAMNAIEKLVHEKLEERHVENYSVKLDFAETWTTDWMTDEAKSKLKDYGIAPPEKSEEEEDFLKSLSSTKVIPCPFCDSFETELVSQFGSTACKSQYFCNNCDQPFEHFKCI from the coding sequence ATGTCAACAATCCAGCTACATACTGAGGAGCAGATTTGGGAGTACCTCAAAGAGGTTACCGATCCCGAAATTCCGGTATTGAATATCGTGGAGATGGGTATTGCCCGAAAAGTTGAGGTTGAAGACGGGCATGTATTAGTTAAAATCACCCCCACTTACTCCGGTTGCCCGGCCATGAACGCCATTGAGAAGCTCGTACATGAGAAGCTGGAAGAACGTCACGTTGAAAACTATTCCGTTAAACTCGACTTCGCTGAGACCTGGACCACCGACTGGATGACCGACGAGGCAAAATCAAAGCTGAAAGATTATGGTATTGCCCCGCCGGAAAAATCCGAAGAGGAAGAAGATTTCCTGAAAAGCCTTTCCAGCACTAAAGTTATTCCCTGCCCTTTTTGTGATTCATTTGAGACAGAGCTGGTAAGTCAATTCGGATCTACAGCCTGCAAATCTCAATATTTCTGTAATAACTGCGATCAGCCTTTCGAGCATTTTAAGTGTATATGA
- the paaC gene encoding 1,2-phenylacetyl-CoA epoxidase subunit PaaC, translating into MSTATKEFTKQQAFLTYLLRLADDRLILGQRNAEWCGHGPQLEEDLALANISLDLIGHATALYEYAAEVEDEGHDEDHFAFFRDDRDFTNLQLCELPKGDFGFTIARQFLFSAFGYFQYERLKEADDEQFSGMISKHLKEIKYHLRHSREWVLRLGDGTEESHNRIQESFDELWMYIDELFYMDEVDDLLMKEGIAIDSSEFRKEFKKLVEDTLTEATLTVPDWDQFMMSGSRKGIHTEHLGHLLAQMQFLRRSYPDAEWK; encoded by the coding sequence ATGAGTACAGCTACCAAAGAATTCACCAAGCAACAAGCCTTTTTAACGTACCTGTTGAGGCTGGCAGACGACCGTTTGATTTTAGGACAGCGCAACGCTGAATGGTGCGGACACGGCCCACAGCTTGAAGAAGACCTTGCACTTGCTAACATCTCGCTGGATTTAATCGGACATGCCACCGCCTTGTATGAATATGCAGCTGAAGTTGAGGATGAAGGCCATGATGAGGATCACTTTGCTTTCTTCCGGGATGACCGTGACTTCACCAACCTGCAACTTTGTGAATTGCCCAAAGGTGATTTTGGATTTACTATCGCTCGACAATTTTTGTTCAGCGCTTTCGGTTACTTCCAATACGAGCGACTGAAAGAAGCTGATGACGAACAATTTTCCGGAATGATCAGCAAGCATCTCAAAGAAATAAAATATCACCTGCGGCACAGCCGGGAATGGGTATTGCGCCTGGGTGACGGAACCGAGGAAAGCCACAATCGCATTCAGGAATCCTTCGATGAGCTCTGGATGTACATTGACGAGCTCTTCTACATGGATGAAGTTGACGATTTATTAATGAAAGAAGGAATCGCAATTGATTCATCTGAGTTCAGGAAGGAATTCAAGAAACTGGTGGAAGATACTCTAACGGAAGCCACACTCACGGTTCCAGATTGGGATCAGTTTATGATGAGCGGAAGCCGAAAGGGAATTCACACCGAACATTTGGGACATTTATTAGCTCAGATGCAGTTCCTGAGACGTTCCTATCCCGATGCGGAGTGGAAATAA
- the paaB gene encoding 1,2-phenylacetyl-CoA epoxidase subunit PaaB, which translates to MSEENNKDNWPLWEVFTQPKSGKPHEHAGSLHASDKEMALQNARDTYARRNEGVSIWVVESKYITASTPEDMGPFFDPANDKPYRHPQFYSVPRAVKKRS; encoded by the coding sequence ATGTCAGAAGAAAACAACAAAGACAATTGGCCTCTTTGGGAGGTTTTCACTCAACCCAAATCAGGTAAGCCCCATGAGCATGCAGGAAGCTTACATGCTTCAGATAAAGAAATGGCTTTGCAAAATGCTCGGGATACCTACGCACGTAGAAATGAAGGCGTGAGTATCTGGGTGGTTGAATCGAAATATATAACTGCTTCCACACCGGAAGATATGGGTCCCTTTTTCGATCCGGCCAACGATAAGCCCTATCGGCACCCTCAGTTTTACAGTGTACCACGAGCCGTAAAGAAAAGATCATGA